One segment of Ricinus communis isolate WT05 ecotype wild-type chromosome 8, ASM1957865v1, whole genome shotgun sequence DNA contains the following:
- the LOC8285997 gene encoding carbamoyl-phosphate synthase large chain, chloroplastic, translating to MATCLNHCETLSSTSIFPNKSLTLPRLSRRRSFGLFSYKNYNFSSLNLHPWPPRRTTRHLKRCSSNSVRCSSISDVTVKTLTEAPNVGKRTDIKKIMILGAGPIVIGQACEFDYSGTQACKALKEEGYDVILINSNPATIMTDPDLADRTYIAPMTPELVEQVIEKERPDALLPTMGGQTALNLAVALAERGTLEKYNVELIGAKLDAIKKAEDRDLFKQAMKNIGLKTPPSGIGTTIDECFHIANDIGEFPLIIRPAFTLGGTGGGIAYNIEEFEGICKGGLAESLTSQVLVEKSLLGWKEYELEVMRDLADNVVIICSIENFDPMGVHTGDSITVAPAQTLTDKEYQRLRDYSIKIIREIGVECGGSNVQFAVNPVDGEVMIIEMNPRVSRSSALASKATGFPIAKMAAKLSVGYSLDQIPNDITKKTPASFEPSIDYVVTKIPRFAFEKFPGSQPILTTRMQSVGEAMSIGRTFQESFQKGVRSLESGYSGWGCAKVKELDWDWDQLKYNLRVPNPDRIYAVYAAMKKGMKVDEIHELSLIDKWFLNQLKELVDVEQYLMTRSLADMIKDDFYEIKKRGFSDKQIAFATKSTEKEVRSKRLSFGVTPAYKRVDTCAAEFEANTPYMYSSYDAECESAPTNKKKVLILGGGPNRIGQGIEFDYCCCHTSFALQSAGYETIMMNSNPETVSTDYDTSDRLYFEPLTVEDVVNVIDLERPDGIIVQFGGQTPLKLALPIQQYLDEHKPVSASGAGHVRIWGTSPDSIDAAEDRERFNAIVKELQIEQPKGGIAKTEADALTIAKDIGYPVVVRPSYVLGGRAMEIVYSDEKLVTYLENAVKVDPDRPVLIDKYLSDAVEIDVDALADSHGNVVIGGVMEHIEQAGVHSGDSACILPTQTISSSCLDTIRSWTMKLAKSLKVCGLMNCQYAITLAGEVFLLEANPRASRTVPFVSKAIGHPLAKYASLVMSGISLNELGFTKEVIPAHVAVKEVVLPFNKFPGCDVMLGPEMRSTGEGMGIDFALPIAYAKGQIATGQKLPLSGTAFISLNDLTKPHLEKLANAFLELGFRIISTSGTAHFLELKGIPVERVLKMHEGRPHAGDMLANGQIQLMVMTSSGDSLDQIDGLQLRRMALAYKVPIITTVAGALATAEAIKSLRSCPIDMIALQDFFDVEIREESSKHLQSASSL from the exons CCCATTGTAATAGGGCAAGCTTGTGAGTTTGATTATTCAGGTACACAAGCATGTAAAGCATTGAAAGAAGAAGGATACGACGTCATATTGATTAATTCAAATCCAGCTACAATCATGACCGACCCGGATTTAGCGGATAGAACTTACATTGCACCAATGACACCGGAATTAGTGGAGCAAGTTATCGAAAAGGAGCGACCTGATGCTCTGTTACCAACTATGGGTGGTCAAACGGCGTTGAATTTAGCGGTGGCTTTAGCTGAAAGAGGTACATTGGAAAAATATAATGTTGAATTAATAGGAGCTAAACTTGACGCTATTAAAAAAGCTGAAGatagagatttgtttaaacaAGCTATGAAAAATATTGGTCTTAAAACGCCACCATCTGGTATTGGTACTACTATTGATGAATGCTTTCATATCGCTAATGATATTGGTGAGTTTCCGTTGATTATTAGGCCGGCATTTACTTTAGGTGGAACTGGAGGCGGCATTGCATATAATATTGAAGAATTCGAGGGAATTTGTAAAGGAGGGTTAGCGGAGAGTTTAACTTCTCAAGTTTTGGTTGAGAAGTCATTATTAGGATGGAAAGAATATGAATTGGAAGTAATGCGTGATTTAGCTGATAATGTTGTTATAATTTGTTCAATTGAGAATTTTGATCCGATGGGAGTGCATACTGGTGATTCGATTACGGTTGCTCCAGCTCAGACTTTAACTGATAAGGAGTACCAGAGATTGAGGGATTATTCAATTAAGATTATCAGAGAGATTGGTGTCGAATGTGGTGGGTCTAATGTGCAGTTCGCTGTTAATCCTGTTGATGGTGAGGTTATGATTATTGAAATGAACCCTAGGGTTTCAAGGTCTTCCGCTTTGGCTTCTAAGGCTACTGGTTTTCCTATAGCAAAAATGGCTGCTAAGTTGTCTGTTGGGTATTCATTGGATCAAATTCCTAATGATATTACGAAGAAGACACCTGCTAGTTTCGAACCTTCTATTGACTATGTGGTGACCAAG ATCCCGCGATTTGCATTTGAGAAATTCCCCGGTTCTCAGCCAATTCTGACAACCAGGATGCAATCTGTTGGTGAGGCCATGTCAATTGGTCGAACTTTTCAAGAGTCCTTTCAGAAAGGAGTTCGGTCACTGGAGTCTGGTTACTCAGGATGGGGTTGTGCAAAAGTTAAGGAACTTGACTGGGACTGGGACCAACTGAAGTACAACCTCCGAGTTCCAAACCCAGATCGTATTTATGCTGTTTATGCTGCAATGAAGAAAGGGATGAAAGTTGATGAAATCCATGAACTGAGCTTAATTGACAAGTGGTTCCTTAATCAGCTTAAAGAGTTGGTGGATGTGGAACAATATCTAATGACTCGGAGCTTGGCTGATATGATCAAGGATGACTTCTACGAGATTAAAAAACGCGGTTTCAGTGATAAACAGATAGCGTTTGCTACTAAATCAACAGAGAAGGAAGTTCGTTCAAAACGATTGTCTTTTGGAGTTACTCCAGCATATAAGCGGGTAGACACCTGTGCTGCTGAGTTTGAGGCTAATACTCCTTATATGTACTCCTCCTATGATGCTGAGTGTGAATCAGCTCCCACCAACAAGAAAAAGGTTTTGATTTTAGGTGGAGGACCAAATCGTATAGGACAAGGGATTGAGTTTGATTACTGCTGTTGCCATACCTCTTTTGCTCTCCAG AGTGCAGGATATGAAACAATTATGATGAATTCAAATCCTGAAACCGTATCAACTGATTATGATACAAGTGACCGTCTTTATTTCGAGCCCTTGACAGTAGAAGATGTTGTGAATGTAATTGATCTGGAAAGGCCTGATGGCATTATTGTACAGTTCGGAGGTCAAACACCCCTGAAGCTTGCTCTGCCCATTCAGCAATACCTAGATGAACATAAGCCTGTTTCTGCCAGTGGAGCTGGGCATGTTCGCATATGGGGTACATCACCAGACTCTATTGATGCTGCTGAGGACAGAGAGAGGTTCAATGCAATTGTTAAAGAGTTGCAGATTGAGCAGCCAAAAGGAGGCATTGCCAAGACCGAAGCTGATGCACTTACCATTGCAAAAGACATAGGTTACCCTGTTGTAGTCCGTCCTTCATATGTGTTGGGTGGCCGTGCAATGGAGATTGTATATAGTGATGAAAAGCTTGTGACGTATCTTGAAAATGCTGTCAAGGTGGACCCTGACCGACCTgttttgattgataaatatttgtcCGATGCTGTTGAGATTGATGTAGATGCACTTGCAGATTCACATGGTAATGTTGTGATTGGTGGGGTAATGGAACATATCGAGCAGGCTGGGGTACATTCTGGTGACTCAGCTTGCATCCTTCCCACACAAACTATCTCTTCTTCTTGTCTGGACACAATAAGGTCATGGACTATGAAATTGGCAAAGAGTCTAAAAGTTTGTGGACTCATGAATTGCCAGTATGCTATCACATTGGCTGGGGAGGTTTTTCTGCTGGAGGCAAATCCTCGTGCTTCTCGTACTGTCCCATTTGTCTCCAAGGCAATTGGTCATCCACTGGCTAAATATGCTTCTCTTGTTATGTCTGGCATATCACTTAATGAGCTAGGATTCACCAAAGAGGTGATTCCAGCACATGTGGCTGTCAAGGAAGTAGTTCTTCCATTTAATAAGTTCCCAGGCTGTGATGTGATGTTAGGACCTGAAATGAGGAGCACTGGTGAGGGTATGGGCATTGATTTTGCACTTCCTATTGCATATGCTAAAGGTCAAATCGCTACTGGGCAGAAACTGCCGCTTTCTGGCACTGCGTTCATCAGTTTGAATGACTTAACGAAACCCCACCTTGAAAAACTTGCGAATGCCTTTTTAGAACTTGGGTTTAGGATTATTTCAACTTCAGGGACAGCTCATTTTCTTGAGTTGAAAGGTATCCCTGTGGAGCGAGTACTGAAGATGCATGAAGGGCGGCCGCATGCTGGTGATATGCTTGCTAATGGGCAAATCCAGTTGATGGTGATGACAAGTTCTGGTGATTCACTTGATCAAATTGATGGCCTGCAACTGAGGAGGATGGCTCTTGCCTATAAGGTTCCTATAATAACAACAGTAGCTGGTGCTTTGGCAACTGCAGAAGCTATAAAGAGCTTAAGATCCTGCCCGATTGATATGATAGCCCTTCAGGACTTCTTTGATGTTGAGATACGTGAAGAAAGTAGTAAACACTTGCAGTCAGCTTCTTCTCTATGA